In the Bacillota bacterium genome, one interval contains:
- a CDS encoding O-antigen ligase family protein: protein MMRKFFRITYNLLNPGIFAALLVMAGRYRGFTILWPQCPEWLDATLLVTVCAWFAIIYRHLFERFTAGGKRKTGNIFAPGTRFFQIALLLLGGLFLISVSWSAAPEYGLEKTVYFLIYAITWSALILRLKDEDVDILLKTLLVVALLLTAAAVFPLLPEIAAAFAAGESIVWGRLAAIGGGPNVFSRFTSVAFLAALYYAIKTPSWLVRFLLCPVLAVLGAATYLSGSRGSFLGLVGALLVYMLLRIIVRRQHLVANVAVLLALILVLSFLVFGLDVQNRYLPAWEDLRTQASDRFYCAERSLELGAASPWIGWGTGSFAHHVPEAHARYPHNIFLELYAENGMLGLLLLALLLASIAGNWFKALRLCSRSSAGEKEQIHLLAALLIFSFLVAQVSGDTVDSRWIWFSGFLIANCYLRLKEGKGTVIVEKIPDQN, encoded by the coding sequence ATGATGAGAAAATTTTTCCGCATCACCTACAATCTCTTGAATCCGGGGATATTTGCCGCCCTGCTCGTGATGGCCGGGCGTTACCGGGGTTTCACCATTTTGTGGCCACAGTGCCCTGAATGGCTCGATGCCACGTTGCTTGTCACCGTTTGTGCCTGGTTTGCGATCATCTATCGCCATCTCTTCGAGCGGTTCACTGCCGGGGGAAAGAGAAAAACAGGAAATATTTTTGCACCTGGAACAAGATTTTTTCAGATAGCGCTTCTCCTTCTGGGGGGCCTCTTTCTGATCAGCGTATCCTGGTCTGCAGCTCCGGAATACGGCCTGGAGAAGACCGTATATTTCCTTATTTATGCCATCACCTGGTCGGCGCTGATACTGCGCCTGAAAGACGAAGATGTGGATATTCTTCTGAAAACATTGCTTGTTGTCGCCCTGCTACTGACTGCCGCCGCCGTGTTCCCGCTTCTTCCCGAAATTGCTGCCGCGTTTGCAGCCGGTGAATCGATCGTCTGGGGCCGCCTTGCGGCCATAGGTGGCGGGCCCAATGTGTTTTCCCGTTTTACCTCCGTTGCGTTTCTGGCTGCATTGTACTATGCCATAAAAACCCCGTCATGGCTCGTACGTTTTCTGCTTTGCCCGGTGCTGGCCGTTCTGGGGGCAGCGACCTATCTTTCGGGTTCCCGGGGCTCATTTCTGGGGTTGGTCGGGGCATTGCTTGTCTACATGCTGTTACGCATCATCGTCAGGCGGCAGCACCTGGTGGCCAATGTGGCTGTCCTGCTGGCACTGATCCTCGTCCTGTCATTTCTTGTTTTCGGGCTTGACGTGCAGAATCGTTACCTGCCTGCCTGGGAAGATCTCCGTACCCAGGCTTCGGACCGATTTTATTGTGCGGAACGTTCCCTGGAACTGGGGGCTGCCAGCCCCTGGATCGGGTGGGGGACAGGTTCGTTTGCCCATCATGTTCCGGAAGCACATGCCCGTTACCCGCATAATATATTTCTGGAACTCTACGCCGAGAACGGTATGCTTGGCCTTCTCCTTCTGGCCCTGTTGCTGGCCAGCATTGCCGGAAACTGGTTCAAAGCCCTTCGTCTCTGTTCACGGAGTTCAGCCGGGGAAAAAGAACAGATCCATCTCCTTGCCGCGTTGCTGATTTTCAGTTTTCTGGTGGCCCAGGTCAGTGGTGATACCGTTGACAGCCGCTGGATATGGTTTTCAGGTTTTCTGATTGCCAACTGCTACCTTCGACTAAAAGAAGGAAAAGGCACCGTAATTGTAGAAAAGATACCCGATCAAAATTGA
- a CDS encoding phenylacetate--CoA ligase family protein: MRKTVFTAVEKLKGGGILRQLDDIEALLSDPQALGEKAESRLSELLEHACSTTPYYRKFKGSTELREFPIIRKETVRENYTSFFSTAYKKGSLIPTHTSGSYGTPFTFYLTPEKKSRQLAEVIHFGRWAGYDIGVKHALVRISPKNKLSMAMQNQVIINPTRMDEHWFEKQRNVLRRKTIEVIVGFPSVIGPLASYCHSRGDRPHDFSLRGILLTGDPLSEAVREKIEEVFGGIVLSRYSTEELGVLAHECVAGRRHHLNLASYVFELLATEDDSPVSPGDPGRVVVTDLFSHAMPLIRYETGDLAVLSAESCHCGLELPFFERVEGRSVETVYDPRGGRISPYAISCSMQDLSDILQFQFIQEGKDSYTMKLRTLKSFAQHGKIRERLMKILGEDARLKIDHVSSIPPLPSGKRPYVVNKHREDR; this comes from the coding sequence ATGCGCAAAACAGTATTCACGGCCGTGGAAAAATTGAAAGGCGGCGGTATTCTGCGCCAGCTGGATGATATCGAGGCCCTGCTTTCCGATCCGCAGGCCCTGGGGGAGAAGGCAGAATCGAGGCTGTCTGAACTGCTTGAACACGCCTGTTCCACGACACCCTACTACCGGAAATTCAAGGGCTCAACTGAACTTCGGGAATTTCCGATAATCCGGAAGGAGACGGTCCGGGAAAATTACACCTCCTTCTTCTCCACGGCATACAAGAAGGGATCACTGATTCCTACCCATACCAGCGGGTCGTACGGAACCCCGTTTACCTTCTACCTCACGCCGGAGAAGAAATCGCGCCAGCTTGCCGAGGTAATTCATTTCGGGCGCTGGGCCGGGTATGATATCGGGGTAAAACATGCGTTGGTCAGGATATCACCCAAAAATAAACTGAGCATGGCAATGCAGAACCAGGTCATCATCAATCCCACCCGTATGGACGAACACTGGTTTGAAAAACAAAGAAACGTATTGAGAAGGAAAACGATAGAGGTTATCGTAGGTTTCCCTTCGGTTATCGGGCCCCTGGCCAGTTATTGCCACAGCCGCGGCGACAGGCCTCATGATTTCAGTCTCAGGGGCATATTGCTTACGGGGGATCCCCTGTCTGAAGCGGTGCGGGAAAAAATCGAAGAAGTTTTTGGTGGTATCGTCCTGAGCCGTTATTCCACGGAAGAGTTGGGGGTTCTGGCTCACGAATGTGTTGCCGGCAGAAGACACCACCTCAATCTGGCCAGCTATGTCTTTGAACTTCTGGCAACCGAGGACGACAGCCCCGTGTCGCCCGGGGATCCGGGCCGGGTGGTGGTAACTGATCTATTTTCCCACGCCATGCCCCTGATCCGTTACGAAACGGGCGATCTGGCCGTTCTTTCTGCCGAAAGCTGTCACTGCGGTCTTGAACTGCCCTTCTTCGAGCGGGTCGAGGGGCGGTCGGTTGAAACAGTTTATGATCCGCGAGGTGGCCGTATCTCGCCTTACGCCATCAGCTGTTCGATGCAGGATTTAAGCGATATCCTCCAGTTTCAATTCATACAGGAGGGGAAGGATTCATATACCATGAAACTGCGCACATTGAAGAGCTTCGCTCAGCATGGGAAGATCCGGGAACGGCTGATGAAAATACTGGGGGAAGATGCCAGGTTGAAAATAGATCATGTATCCTCGATACCCCCGCTGCCTTCGGGCAAAAGGCCGTACGTGGTCAACAAACACCGCGAAGACAGGTAG
- a CDS encoding UDP-N-acetylmuramate--L-alanine ligase has product MLPGNVKRVHFIGIGGYGMSALAMILLQMGYEVSGSDLKSSRLTDRLKDKGAEIIFHHEADNIENCDLVVYSTAIPADNPELLEARARQLPIWHRADLLAALVNNSYGITVAGTHGKTTTTSMLALLLERGGLDPTVVIGGEVNYFDGNARLGKSHYLVAEACESDNSFLRYHPKMIIITNIEADHLENYGGDFSNLIRAYGRFLSNIDPDGCAIVCGEDPLLREKLKIIPCRAVTYGIDGDGRCAEGNRGSRIGEEPYPFDYLARDVSYGKLGADFSVYRAGKLLARVSLSVPGRHNVINALGAIAAAAELGVDLRESVESLYGFTGADRRFEIVGEVSGVTLVDDYAHHPTEIKATLQAARHSGRQKIICIFQPHRYSRTAYFLDQYARAFAEADLIFLHRIYPAGEKPVDGISSEVLAEMIRKRTGKPVIYNPDMGVLAMLAAGKASTGDMVITMGAGDIWKAGHMVREKLSE; this is encoded by the coding sequence ATGTTACCGGGTAATGTGAAGCGTGTTCATTTCATCGGGATCGGGGGGTACGGGATGAGTGCCCTGGCCATGATTCTGTTGCAGATGGGCTATGAAGTGAGTGGTTCCGATCTGAAATCGTCCCGCCTTACCGACCGGCTGAAAGACAAGGGAGCCGAAATCATTTTTCATCATGAAGCCGACAACATCGAAAATTGTGATCTGGTGGTTTACTCGACGGCTATCCCAGCCGATAATCCCGAATTGCTGGAAGCCAGGGCGCGCCAGTTGCCAATCTGGCATCGAGCGGACCTTCTGGCGGCATTGGTCAACAACAGCTATGGCATTACAGTGGCCGGAACACATGGCAAAACCACAACCACCTCGATGCTGGCGCTGCTGCTTGAAAGGGGTGGGCTGGATCCCACCGTGGTTATCGGCGGTGAGGTAAATTATTTTGATGGCAATGCACGCCTCGGGAAAAGTCACTATCTGGTTGCGGAGGCATGCGAAAGTGACAACTCTTTCTTGCGTTATCATCCCAAGATGATAATCATCACCAATATCGAAGCCGATCATCTGGAAAATTACGGCGGGGATTTCAGCAACCTGATTCGTGCCTATGGACGCTTTCTTTCCAATATCGATCCGGATGGCTGTGCCATCGTTTGCGGCGAAGATCCCCTCCTCAGGGAAAAATTGAAAATTATCCCCTGCCGTGCCGTTACTTACGGAATTGACGGCGATGGCAGATGTGCCGAAGGAAACCGTGGCAGCCGCATCGGCGAGGAGCCGTATCCATTTGATTATCTGGCCCGGGACGTTTCCTACGGCAAGTTGGGGGCAGATTTTTCTGTTTATCGGGCAGGAAAGCTGCTGGCCAGGGTCAGCCTGAGTGTGCCCGGTCGCCACAACGTGATCAATGCGCTCGGAGCTATTGCCGCAGCTGCCGAACTGGGGGTCGATTTACGAGAAAGCGTGGAATCATTGTACGGTTTTACCGGCGCTGACCGACGTTTCGAGATTGTCGGCGAGGTGTCCGGGGTTACCCTTGTTGATGATTATGCTCACCATCCCACGGAAATAAAGGCCACGCTGCAAGCGGCGCGCCACAGCGGGCGGCAGAAAATTATCTGTATCTTTCAACCCCATCGTTACTCCCGGACCGCTTATTTTCTGGACCAGTATGCCCGTGCCTTCGCTGAAGCCGACCTGATCTTTCTGCATCGGATCTATCCCGCCGGCGAAAAACCCGTGGACGGCATTTCTTCCGAAGTGCTGGCTGAAATGATCAGGAAACGAACGGGCAAGCCGGTGATATACAACCCCGACATGGGAGTGTTGGCGATGCTGGCAGCAGGAAAGGCTTCTACCGGTGATATGGTTATCACCATGGGTGCCGGTGATATCTGGAAAGCCGGCCACATGGTCCGGGAAAAACTTTCGGAATGA
- a CDS encoding polysaccharide biosynthesis protein gives MKSKRFSSRLNFILKHLLLILVDAAIISAAAYAAFYLRFDGEIPLAYFRAYWQTIFFYTGVHIVAMIIFRVYNNLWRYATLKEYMRLAFASVFGSTAGILLTFFIGQPYPRSVYIISWLLIVAGTVAVRLFYRLRQDGAAGLSENFPQRSRKVVFYGAGNAGAMVARELQRKKKALDFYPLGFIDDDPSKWGLRICGLKVLGGKKRLYSMVNAGRIDEVTITMPSAPRNILREITSVCRTGGVTVKTMPFLHELINGEMSLSRLRDIRIEDLLGREPVITEMDNVSAYITGKTVLITGGGGSIGAELCRQVANQKPSMIVVLDHNENAVYEINRELEYRYPAVEIQPVVADIRNRARVESAFARFSPHVVFHAAAHKHVPLMEDNIEEAIENNIFGTRILAEAADLHRCSRFVLISTDKAVNPAGVMGATKRVAEMIMQYWSQNSKTHYCAVRFGNVLGSSGSVLPLFQEQISAGLPITVTHRDMARYFMTISEAVQLVLHAGSMGDGGEVFLLDMGEPIKIINLAEDVIRLSGLEPYRDIDILITSPRPGEKIFEELYHEDVELKKTMHERIYLTGNSFRSMEELQKELRLLSDILKTEPGFLIREINNIGKKAVSGK, from the coding sequence GTGAAATCGAAGCGTTTTTCCTCCAGGCTGAATTTCATCCTGAAACATCTTTTATTGATTCTTGTCGATGCTGCCATCATAAGTGCGGCCGCTTATGCGGCCTTCTATCTTCGTTTTGACGGGGAGATACCGCTGGCTTACTTCCGTGCCTACTGGCAAACGATCTTCTTCTATACAGGTGTTCATATTGTGGCCATGATCATCTTCAGGGTCTACAACAACCTGTGGAGATATGCGACACTGAAAGAGTACATGCGCCTGGCGTTTGCCTCTGTATTCGGTTCAACGGCGGGTATTTTACTTACTTTCTTTATTGGACAACCCTACCCGCGCAGTGTCTACATCATCTCCTGGTTGTTGATAGTTGCCGGCACCGTGGCCGTTCGCCTTTTTTACCGCTTGCGGCAGGATGGTGCGGCCGGCCTGTCCGAGAACTTTCCCCAACGCTCCAGGAAGGTGGTGTTTTACGGGGCGGGAAATGCCGGGGCGATGGTTGCACGGGAACTGCAGCGCAAGAAGAAAGCGCTTGATTTCTATCCTCTTGGATTCATAGACGACGATCCTTCAAAGTGGGGGCTGCGCATCTGCGGGCTGAAAGTTCTGGGGGGAAAAAAGAGGCTTTACAGTATGGTCAATGCCGGTCGCATCGATGAAGTAACCATTACCATGCCCTCGGCACCGCGCAACATACTCAGGGAGATCACTTCCGTATGCAGGACAGGGGGGGTGACGGTGAAAACCATGCCTTTCCTGCATGAGCTGATAAACGGGGAGATGAGCCTGAGCAGGTTGCGCGATATCCGTATCGAGGATCTCCTGGGGCGCGAACCTGTTATCACGGAAATGGACAACGTTTCCGCTTATATAACGGGAAAGACAGTCCTGATTACCGGTGGGGGTGGAAGCATCGGTGCGGAACTCTGCCGACAGGTGGCCAACCAGAAACCTTCGATGATCGTCGTTCTGGATCACAATGAGAATGCCGTCTACGAGATCAATCGTGAACTCGAATACAGATATCCCGCGGTTGAAATCCAGCCGGTTGTGGCTGATATTCGCAACCGCGCCCGGGTGGAGTCGGCCTTTGCACGTTTTTCTCCCCATGTTGTATTTCATGCGGCAGCCCACAAACATGTGCCGCTGATGGAAGACAATATCGAGGAAGCAATCGAGAATAATATTTTTGGCACCCGCATCCTGGCGGAGGCGGCGGACCTCCATCGCTGTTCACGTTTTGTCCTCATATCCACGGACAAGGCGGTCAATCCGGCGGGGGTGATGGGTGCGACCAAAAGGGTGGCCGAGATGATCATGCAATACTGGTCCCAGAACAGCAAAACCCATTATTGTGCGGTTCGTTTTGGCAACGTCCTGGGCAGCAGCGGCAGTGTACTGCCCCTTTTTCAGGAACAGATTTCAGCCGGATTGCCGATCACGGTTACCCATCGGGACATGGCCCGCTATTTCATGACCATATCGGAGGCGGTCCAGCTGGTCCTGCACGCCGGTTCGATGGGCGATGGGGGCGAGGTGTTCCTTCTGGACATGGGCGAACCCATAAAAATCATCAATCTGGCCGAGGACGTGATCCGCCTTTCGGGGCTCGAACCCTACCGGGACATCGATATATTGATCACATCGCCGCGTCCCGGGGAGAAAATATTTGAAGAGCTTTATCATGAAGACGTTGAACTGAAGAAGACGATGCACGAACGGATCTATCTCACCGGCAACAGTTTTCGCAGCATGGAAGAACTGCAGAAAGAACTGCGCCTCTTGAGTGACATACTCAAGACGGAACCGGGCTTCCTGATCAGGGAAATCAACAATATTGGCAAAAAGGCCGTCTCCGGCAAATAA
- a CDS encoding LCP family protein, translating into MTAKKWTRAVSIIILIMALLLVSISFFYCHDLFSRFQSMGRVFAGQEITTASLLGAHDTKPTTILLYGIDAGEFAEDTYRDRPGNADTIILIRACPVSGKAALLSISRDTLVEIPGSAREDRIGHAHAQGGAGLLVDTVKNFTGVPIDGHIGLNYISFKGIVDFLGGVEFDVDREMEERGITLYPGKQVLDGDQAFALISFRKGEGDIGRVRRQQRFMEAVFKTVRQKPIDDIFYLTASMWQKVETDLGLTEFIGLQQQFSGITEEDIRMAAIPGTSIYRGGTNYLQPDEAVAARLIEEMFPSPVEEGAASR; encoded by the coding sequence ATGACCGCAAAAAAATGGACCAGGGCCGTTTCAATTATTATCTTGATCATGGCTTTGTTACTTGTTTCCATTTCTTTTTTTTATTGTCATGATCTTTTTAGCCGGTTTCAGTCGATGGGAAGGGTGTTTGCCGGGCAGGAAATTACTACTGCATCACTTCTGGGAGCCCACGATACGAAACCGACTACCATTCTTCTTTATGGCATCGATGCAGGAGAATTTGCGGAAGATACTTACCGCGATCGCCCCGGGAATGCAGACACCATCATCCTCATCAGGGCCTGCCCCGTTTCCGGAAAAGCAGCGCTTCTTTCCATCTCCAGGGATACCCTTGTGGAAATCCCCGGGTCTGCCAGGGAAGATCGCATCGGGCATGCCCATGCCCAAGGGGGGGCAGGTCTTCTGGTCGATACCGTGAAAAATTTTACCGGTGTTCCCATCGATGGCCATATCGGCCTGAATTACATCTCTTTCAAGGGAATCGTCGATTTTCTTGGTGGCGTGGAATTTGATGTTGACAGAGAAATGGAAGAGAGGGGAATTACCCTTTATCCGGGAAAGCAGGTTCTGGATGGGGATCAGGCTTTTGCCCTGATCTCTTTTCGCAAAGGCGAAGGGGATATTGGCAGGGTCAGGCGTCAGCAGCGTTTCATGGAGGCAGTTTTCAAAACTGTCCGGCAGAAACCGATTGACGACATTTTCTATCTGACGGCATCCATGTGGCAGAAGGTGGAAACAGACCTTGGTTTGACAGAATTTATTGGCCTGCAGCAGCAATTCAGCGGCATCACGGAAGAAGATATCCGTATGGCTGCCATTCCGGGGACTTCCATTTACCGTGGGGGGACGAACTATCTGCAACCTGATGAGGCAGTGGCTGCTCGCCTGATAGAAGAGATGTTCCCATCCCCGGTCGAGGAAGGGGCTGCGTCGCGATGA
- a CDS encoding glycosyltransferase has protein sequence MKKRIIILTSLPFRKYGNQSLKRFVNMFLEKGFNVELFSSGSDSKGENIVHNLKFKKHRLPSLLETAINLKDDAKLPSCKELKDKKSSNNLYQHIGSDTVLPPFGSNNILSLIKAWVRFILTRIDNLFAIFHLIFFKKGYIVNADAIIAYEIGYTFAAKILSKLYKKKYINKFQGVILKSTNRNINLCIKQYPENYFGLNKADLCIMVNDGTDGLYYATIRGNTNIYFEPHGINNKEYECFEKDPIKTNTFLKNVDREKFIIFNNASSSRWKRVDRIIRGLSLLDKNEHDKILFFTSYSGYDRHQLKELAVDLGVDEIVLFLDNIDHIQSNAILRESNVLAMTNDMSNLGNPVLEAIYYGIPTITIKDGSTEGFIKNNVDGYLIDLDDNFDTNFAKIISNLINNEDLYISLKNNIRNNKSVNNLETQQTKEFEAIINIIQV, from the coding sequence TTGAAAAAAAGGATAATTATTTTAACCAGTTTACCGTTTAGAAAATATGGCAATCAAAGTCTGAAAAGATTTGTTAATATGTTTCTAGAAAAAGGATTTAACGTAGAATTGTTTTCTAGCGGTTCTGATTCAAAAGGTGAAAATATAGTCCATAATTTAAAATTCAAAAAGCACAGACTCCCAAGTCTTCTTGAAACAGCAATAAATCTAAAAGATGATGCCAAATTACCTTCTTGTAAAGAATTGAAAGACAAAAAATCATCTAATAATTTATATCAACATATTGGATCGGATACAGTCTTGCCGCCTTTTGGTAGTAATAATATTTTAAGTCTAATAAAGGCATGGGTAAGATTTATTTTGACAAGAATAGATAACTTATTTGCAATTTTTCACTTGATATTTTTTAAAAAGGGATACATTGTTAATGCTGATGCAATAATTGCATATGAGATAGGATATACCTTTGCTGCAAAAATATTGTCAAAGCTATATAAAAAGAAATATATCAATAAATTCCAGGGAGTAATATTAAAATCGACCAACAGGAATATTAATCTTTGTATCAAACAATACCCCGAAAACTACTTTGGATTGAATAAAGCCGATTTATGTATAATGGTAAATGACGGAACCGATGGCTTGTATTATGCAACAATTAGAGGAAATACCAATATTTATTTTGAACCTCATGGCATAAATAACAAGGAATACGAATGCTTTGAAAAAGATCCAATAAAAACCAATACTTTTCTTAAAAACGTGGACAGAGAAAAATTTATAATTTTCAATAATGCCAGTTCTAGCAGATGGAAGAGGGTAGATAGAATAATTAGAGGTTTAAGCCTTTTAGATAAAAATGAACATGATAAAATTTTGTTTTTTACTTCATATTCTGGCTATGATAGACATCAATTAAAAGAACTTGCTGTTGATTTAGGTGTCGATGAAATCGTATTATTTTTAGACAATATAGATCATATTCAATCAAATGCAATTCTTAGAGAATCAAATGTTTTAGCGATGACTAACGATATGAGTAATTTGGGAAACCCAGTTCTAGAAGCAATTTACTATGGAATACCCACCATTACAATCAAAGACGGAAGTACGGAAGGTTTTATTAAAAACAATGTTGATGGTTATTTGATAGACCTGGATGACAATTTTGATACTAATTTTGCTAAAATAATAAGCAATTTGATAAACAATGAGGATCTCTATATTTCTTTAAAAAACAATATTAGAAATAATAAAAGCGTAAATAATCTGGAAACACAGCAAACGAAGGAATTTGAAGCCATTATAAATATAATCCAAGTTTGA
- a CDS encoding sugar transferase has protein sequence MMLCIKRSVDIVGSSIGLLILLPLFLIVALVIRMDSPGPVFFLQERSGIGGKKFRIYKFRTMVDGAEKIGAGYAVEREDERITRSGKFLRRSSIDELPQLINVLKGEMSLVGPRPTLPYQVEGYTDRQRGRLKMSPGMTGWAQVNGRNIIDWPERIELDLWYIENWSLWLDFKILLRTMFMVFLGKGIYGGGRREGRSRKSTGGTKPM, from the coding sequence ATGATGCTTTGTATCAAACGATCCGTGGATATTGTGGGCAGCTCTATCGGCTTGTTGATTTTGCTGCCATTATTTTTGATCGTGGCCCTGGTCATCAGGATGGATTCCCCCGGGCCTGTTTTCTTCCTTCAGGAGAGATCGGGAATCGGGGGGAAGAAATTTCGCATTTACAAATTTCGCACGATGGTGGATGGTGCCGAAAAAATAGGGGCAGGCTATGCTGTTGAACGGGAAGATGAGCGTATAACTCGCTCCGGGAAATTTTTACGCAGAAGCAGCATCGACGAGCTTCCCCAGCTCATAAATGTACTCAAGGGAGAGATGAGCCTGGTCGGCCCGCGCCCCACCCTGCCTTACCAGGTCGAGGGGTACACGGATCGGCAGAGGGGTCGCCTGAAAATGTCTCCGGGGATGACAGGTTGGGCGCAGGTGAATGGCCGCAATATCATCGACTGGCCGGAAAGGATCGAACTCGACCTGTGGTATATCGAGAATTGGTCCCTGTGGCTGGATTTCAAAATATTGTTGCGCACCATGTTCATGGTTTTTCTGGGAAAGGGGATCTATGGCGGAGGCAGACGTGAAGGAAGAAGCCGGAAAAGCACCGGTGGGACGAAACCCATGTGA
- a CDS encoding glycosyltransferase family 4 protein has product MRVMYLHQHFSTPEKGSGTRSYEFGRRLVKKGHTVTVITGNSCLKLPMGREPYRAIDVEGMEVIVLNAPYASTMVSGQRIRSFFNYAHRARAVGRRLPRPDVVLATSTPLTVALPGIGLSRKFRVPLVFEVRDLWPEAPIQMGALRNPLAITAARMLERKAYRRAVRIIALSPGMIAGVLQQGASVEKLEFIPNSSDLEFFTPGPPVPDLLERYGLDGKFLAVYAGNVGPSADLEILLAAAALSPDNIAWVVAGEGHDLQDLKRKAAKAGLLDRVHFLGHLSKFEVADLYRCAGCVLVLFRNLPVLSTNSPNKFFDALAAGRPVITNMTGWVANLLEDNHAGTGIIPGSAHELARAVEDISRRPERAAAMGRNARMLAAEKFDREILFERFEEVLTSALNTAKRR; this is encoded by the coding sequence ATGCGCGTAATGTACCTGCACCAGCATTTCTCCACTCCGGAGAAAGGCTCGGGAACACGCTCATATGAATTCGGGCGCCGGCTGGTGAAAAAAGGTCATACCGTGACCGTCATCACCGGCAATTCATGCCTGAAACTTCCCATGGGGCGGGAGCCGTATCGTGCCATAGATGTAGAGGGGATGGAAGTGATCGTTCTGAATGCCCCGTATGCCAGCACGATGGTTTCCGGACAGAGAATACGCTCTTTTTTCAACTATGCACACCGGGCCCGGGCGGTCGGCAGGCGGCTGCCGCGCCCCGACGTTGTCCTGGCAACCTCAACCCCCTTGACCGTGGCCCTGCCCGGTATCGGGCTCAGCCGCAAATTCCGGGTTCCCCTGGTCTTTGAAGTACGCGATCTGTGGCCCGAAGCCCCGATCCAGATGGGTGCTCTGCGTAATCCCCTGGCGATAACCGCTGCCCGTATGCTTGAGCGTAAAGCTTACCGGCGGGCGGTGCGCATCATCGCCCTCTCACCGGGGATGATCGCCGGCGTTCTGCAGCAGGGGGCCTCCGTGGAGAAGTTGGAATTCATCCCCAATTCCTCCGACCTGGAATTTTTCACCCCCGGCCCGCCGGTCCCCGATCTTCTGGAAAGATACGGGCTTGACGGCAAATTTCTGGCGGTCTATGCCGGAAATGTGGGGCCATCGGCGGATCTGGAAATCCTTCTGGCTGCAGCCGCCCTCTCCCCTGACAACATCGCCTGGGTTGTCGCCGGTGAGGGGCATGACCTGCAGGACTTGAAAAGAAAGGCGGCCAAAGCCGGCCTTCTGGACAGAGTCCATTTTCTCGGGCATCTGTCCAAATTTGAGGTCGCCGATCTTTACCGCTGTGCGGGCTGTGTCCTCGTCCTTTTCCGCAATCTGCCTGTTCTCAGCACCAATTCGCCCAACAAATTTTTTGATGCCCTGGCAGCGGGCCGCCCGGTTATAACCAACATGACAGGATGGGTGGCCAACCTGCTGGAGGACAACCATGCCGGCACGGGCATCATTCCCGGCAGTGCTCATGAACTGGCCCGTGCGGTGGAAGATATCAGCCGCCGCCCGGAACGCGCAGCGGCCATGGGGCGGAATGCGCGCATGCTGGCTGCAGAAAAATTTGACCGTGAGATTCTCTTTGAACGCTTTGAAGAAGTGCTTACCTCGGCATTGAACACGGCAAAACGGAGATAA
- a CDS encoding acetyltransferase, giving the protein MLAVIGAGGHARAAYECFHASGKAVHGFFDDDISLHGSEVIDGHLVIGSPSSIPGRGEIKSIFVAIGDNRVRLRQYEYFRGKGYLLPDALHPRSYISSFSKTGRGLFLMGASIINPAAVVDDYCIINTSATVGHDCKLGRAVQIAPGVNIGGGTILEEGVFVGIGARIAPGLRIGAWSVVGAGAVVLKDVPAGVFVCGIPAAVKKQLPSPNRQDRE; this is encoded by the coding sequence ATGTTGGCTGTAATCGGCGCCGGTGGGCATGCCCGGGCTGCATACGAATGTTTCCACGCTTCCGGGAAGGCAGTCCATGGTTTCTTCGATGATGACATCTCCCTGCATGGTTCGGAGGTCATCGACGGCCACCTTGTTATTGGCTCTCCATCGTCTATCCCGGGCAGGGGGGAAATAAAAAGTATATTTGTGGCCATCGGCGATAACCGGGTGCGCCTGCGGCAGTACGAATACTTCAGGGGGAAAGGGTATCTGCTGCCCGATGCTCTCCATCCGCGGTCATATATTTCGTCTTTCAGCAAGACGGGACGTGGCTTGTTTCTCATGGGGGCATCGATAATCAATCCTGCGGCTGTGGTAGACGATTACTGTATCATCAATACCAGTGCCACCGTCGGGCATGACTGCAAGCTCGGGCGCGCCGTGCAAATTGCCCCCGGCGTGAATATCGGCGGCGGAACGATCCTGGAGGAAGGTGTATTTGTTGGCATCGGTGCCAGGATTGCCCCCGGATTGCGCATCGGTGCCTGGTCGGTGGTCGGAGCCGGGGCGGTTGTTCTCAAGGACGTCCCCGCGGGGGTTTTCGTCTGCGGAATTCCTGCAGCCGTGAAAAAACAGCTTCCTTCCCCGAATCGGCAGGATCGGGAATAA